A region of the Arthrobacter sp. FW306-07-I genome:
CGGAGAGGCCATCAGGACGCTGGCCTCCCAGACGAAGGCAAGCCACCTGTTCTGGAACCGCAGGTACGGGCAGCCGGAACGGAGCATCGACGCCGACCTCAAGGAGTGGGCCGGCGGCAACGGGATGCAGGCGTCCAGCTTCCAGGCGAACCTGCTCTTCGAGCCCTGGACCGTCAGGACCGGGGCGGGCGGCCCCTACAAGGTCTATTCCCCATTCTGGCGCGCCTGCCTCGCGTCACAGGACATCCGGGATCCCTTCGAGGCGCCGGAGACGCCGCCCCACCCCGCTCCTGCCGGACGCGGGCTGCCGGCCAGTGACAGCCTGGCCAGTTGGAATCTCCTGCCCTCCTCCCCCGACTGGAGCGGCGGACTGGCTGCCACGTGGCGGCCAGGCCAAATGGGCGCCCAGCAGCGCCTGGAAGACTTCCTGGATGGGCCCATCGAGGAGTACGGAACCGGCCGCAACCTGCCCGGCACCGAGGGCACCAGCCGGCTGTCGCCGCACCTCCGGTTCGGGGAGGTCAGTCCGTTCCGCGTGTGGCGCGAGATCCGGCGCCGGCATCCGGGCACGGTCCCTTCCGACGTCGGTATTTACCGGGCTGAACTGGGCTGGCGCGAATTCAACTGGCACCTGCTGTACCACAACCCGGATTTGGCCACCCGCAATTTCCGGCCGGCCTTCGACAACTTCCGCTGGGCCCCCACCAACCGTGAAGAGCTTGCCGCCTGGCAGCAGGGAAACACGGGCTACCCGCTGGTGGATGCCGGGATGCGGCAACTGTGGCAGACAGGCTGGATGCACAACCGGGTGCGGATGGCCGCTGCATCCTTCCTGGTCAAAAACCTCCTCACCGACTGGCGGATCGGGGAGGAATGGTTCTGGGACACGCTGGTGGATGCGGACGCTGCCAACAACCCGGCCAACTGGCAGTGGGTTGCAGGGTCCGGGGCGGACGCCTCGCCCTACTACCGGATCTTCAATCCCGTCACGCAGAGCAAGAAATTCGACGCCGACGGCAGCTACCTGCGGACCTTCATTCCGGAGCTCCGGGACGTCCAGGGCAAGAAGATCCACGAGCCTTGGACGGCCGACGTTGACCGCTACCCCGCACCGCTTGTGGACCTGGCAGAGTCGCGGGAACGCGCGCTTGAGGCCTACCAGCAGATCAAGAACGCCTGACCACTGCTGGCGGCGCCAGGCTTAGCGGCTGACCTTGCCCATCAGGGAAGCAATGGGCCGCAGGAAGATGGGACGGGCCAGGAACCAGGCAGCCACCATCACGGCGACGGAGGCGAGAAACACCCAGAAACCGAACCAGCCGTCGTCGTCGCGGACCCCGTACATGTGGTTCAGGTTCCGCAGGGCACCGGTGGTAAGCACCAGGAAGACGTGGACCACGATGAAGGCCACGAAGTAGATCATCACCGGGAAGTGGACGGCGCGGGCCCACTCAATCGGGAACGCCTTGTTGAGGCCGGCGGCCTTCTTGGGCCAGGCCCCGGACATCCGGAGGCCGGTGATAAACGCCAGTGGCGCGGCGATGAAGACGGTCACGAAGTATGCCAGCAGCTGCAGCGCGTTGTAGTTGATCCAGCCGTCCTCCGTGGGCCAGTCAAGCGAGGCGTACTGCAGCGCCGCCGAGAGCGCGTTCGGGAAGACGTCCCAGCTGGTGGGGACGATGCGCGTCCACTGCCCGGTGGCAAACAGCAGGACGGCGAAGATGAGCCCGTTCAGGATCCAGAGGGCATCCAGTGTCAGGTGGAACCAGAGCTCAAGGCTGATCTTGGCGGGCGCGTTCCTGGTGCGGATCAAACCCTTGTTGTTCCTGGTCCAGTGGCCGCTGGGCCGCGTGGTGGTCCGCACCTGCCAGCCGGTTCGGATGATCAGGAGCAGGAAGAAAGCGTTGAGGAAGTGCTGCCAGGCCAGCCACGCGGGAAATCCCACCGGGGCATTGGCCGGCAGCTTCGACTGGCCCGGGTAGTCGCTGACGAAGGAAGCCACGGCCGGAAGCCCCATGAGCAGCTTGGCGACCAACACCACCAGGACCACGGCCACGAGGACGGCGGGAACCATCCAGTAAAGCCGGGACCGCTTGCCCGTAGCGGTGCCGGGCTTCTTCGTGGGTGTGGCCATCGAACAACATACCTCTCAGGAATGACTGGGGCTGCCCACAGATCGCGGGGCCCTTCGAAAGAGAATACTAGGAACTGGGCCCATCCAAGGAAACGGAAAACCCCGACCGGCGTAACTGCCGGTCGGGGCCTTCATAAGTTGCGGGGACAGGATTTGAACCTGTGACCTCTGGGTTATGAGCCCAGCGAGCTACCGAACTGCTCCACCCCGCGTCGCTTGATCAACACTACCCTACTTTTGCCGGCGGACTGACCACCCAGCGCGGCCACTCGGGTTCCAACTCCTGACCGGGCACCCTGGTCCCGTCCGCCGCTATGGCAAAGTTCGACGGCGGTGCTGCCGCGGCTGCGGGGGACAGCAAAAAGGCCCGGACACTGTTTCCAATGTCCGGGCCTTTCCTCAGTTGCGGGGACAGGATTTGAACCTGTGACCTCTGGGTTATGAGCCCAGCGAGCTACCGAACTGCTCCACCCCGCGTCGCAAGAACTACTCTACCGGGAGGTGAACCGCAGGCCAAATCAGAGCGGCGTGACGTCCGTTACGCCAGCCCGGCATCTGCTCCCGTGGGCGCAGATACCGGGCTGGCGACGTCGTACTACCGACCCGCTGACGCGGACGGTGAAGGCGTGGCCGAAGGCGCGGCGGAGGCTGCGGGGGCCGGGCTGGCCTGCGGGGCAGTCGCCGGGATCTTGGCCTCCGCGTCCATGGCCTTCTTCAGCGCCGCGGCAATCTTCTTCTGCGCGTCGCCGTAGGCAGCGAAGTCGCCGGCTGCAAGCGCGCTCTGGCCGGCCTGGATGGCCGAGTTCGCCTCATCCAGCGCCGCCTTCAACTGGGCCTTGGCATCCGCCTCGGCGGGGGTGGCAGGCGCTGCCGGACCTGCCGGAGTCTGTCCGTTGTTGGCGGAGTCACCCGCTGCCGCACCCGAATCCCCACC
Encoded here:
- a CDS encoding cryptochrome/photolyase family protein, whose protein sequence is MASSEGTSLVWLRDDLRLDDNPALSEAVHRGMPLTVVYVLDEESRGVRPLGGAARWWLHHSLAALSADLENRGSRLVLRRGPAGEAIRTLASQTKASHLFWNRRYGQPERSIDADLKEWAGGNGMQASSFQANLLFEPWTVRTGAGGPYKVYSPFWRACLASQDIRDPFEAPETPPHPAPAGRGLPASDSLASWNLLPSSPDWSGGLAATWRPGQMGAQQRLEDFLDGPIEEYGTGRNLPGTEGTSRLSPHLRFGEVSPFRVWREIRRRHPGTVPSDVGIYRAELGWREFNWHLLYHNPDLATRNFRPAFDNFRWAPTNREELAAWQQGNTGYPLVDAGMRQLWQTGWMHNRVRMAAASFLVKNLLTDWRIGEEWFWDTLVDADAANNPANWQWVAGSGADASPYYRIFNPVTQSKKFDADGSYLRTFIPELRDVQGKKIHEPWTADVDRYPAPLVDLAESRERALEAYQQIKNA
- a CDS encoding cytochrome b/b6 domain-containing protein, translated to MATPTKKPGTATGKRSRLYWMVPAVLVAVVLVVLVAKLLMGLPAVASFVSDYPGQSKLPANAPVGFPAWLAWQHFLNAFFLLLIIRTGWQVRTTTRPSGHWTRNNKGLIRTRNAPAKISLELWFHLTLDALWILNGLIFAVLLFATGQWTRIVPTSWDVFPNALSAALQYASLDWPTEDGWINYNALQLLAYFVTVFIAAPLAFITGLRMSGAWPKKAAGLNKAFPIEWARAVHFPVMIYFVAFIVVHVFLVLTTGALRNLNHMYGVRDDDGWFGFWVFLASVAVMVAAWFLARPIFLRPIASLMGKVSR